A region of the Canis aureus isolate CA01 chromosome 5, VMU_Caureus_v.1.0, whole genome shotgun sequence genome:
CCCCCAGGATTCTTCCCATCTCACAAAACTGACACCCTATACTTGCTAAACCCTAACTACCCCCTTAGCTCCTGGCCACCACCATTgtattctctgtctctatgaattggattgctctaggtacctcatataagtggaatcatgcaatatttttctttgagtGACTAGTTTATTCCAtgtagcataatgtcctcaagtttcatccatatggtagcaggtgtcagaatgtGCTTCCTTTTAAGGGCTAAATAATAGTCCATTAAATGtacataccatattttgtttattcattcatctgttgatggacatctgaatTGCTCTCGTGTTTTATGTATTGTGAGTGATGCTGCTATGGGCACTGTGTGTAAAAACATAaagcaactaaaaaaaatttttttaaataggctccacccccaatgtggagcttgaactcatgaccctgagatcaagagttgtatgctccaccaaatgaaccagccaggcacatcaaatataaagcaatttaaaaagttCCTCAGAAGTGCTACAGAGTTTTTAAAACTAGAGTGGTGATTAGGTCTAGAAATGTTTATTGATAATAATAAAGAGTAACTTTCTAGGTGTTCAGCTGTGCAACTGATTTAAGGAACCATCAATTTAGGCAAAgactttactttctttctttttttttttttttaaagactttactttcATTTAAAGATGGAAACACCTATCTaggtaaaataatttacataaagttGCTCATTAGTAAGCATTCATTGTAGTTATTGAAGGAttggttttttccccctctcccaccccacttACTACAATAtaaggcaatttttttaaagatatttagtcatgagagatacagagagagagggagagaagcagagacacaggcagagggagaagcaggccccatgcaggaagcgtgatgtgggactcgatccggggaccccggggtcatgccctgagcccaaggcagacgctcaaccactgagtcccccaggtgtcccaaaataagtcaattttaaaatacaaatcccAAACAactaaattttttcttaagaaagcTCTAGAAATAGGAGGCTATCTCTTTCCATTGTTAAGTTGTCATGGCAATGAGTTTTCCTCATTCTCAGCGATGGTCTACACCTCACAATAACGACAAAGTCCCAATGTGGTGCTCCTTTTACACTGCTGCATGGTTGGTGCCAACTACGAATCAAAGTACAGCCCCTAATCCTGGCAAGACTGGTTTAGAATAGATTCTTGTTCCATGTGTACAGACATGAACTCAGTGTGAGATGGTAAATAGTAGCACAGAATCTATTACAACTCACAGGGGTTGGTTGAGGTTTCTGCTCTTGGGAGTCAATACAAAGTTCTTAGTGTAGCATCATATCAACTTATGGTCAGCAACATGACACAAGTAGCTCACTTGTCCTTGTGGGGACATTATCACTATTGTCATTCAAAGTGAAGAGCTGTGTTCAGCaacccaataaataaaattcaagttagCAACCCTATAAATTGAATTTTGAACCTCGCACATTATAAGCCTTGGTTCAGAATTCGCTCTTAGCATTCCAGTATGTGCCCTACTAATCGTTAGGTTTGTTCTTGGATATTTGGAATGTATTGATTTGCAAAAGATCAACACCTGTTGGGGCAACTGGTTTTCTTACCTCTGGAGTGACTAGTCACTACATTCAAGGTTGTGGTGCTCTGGCTCTCTTCTTTGGCATGGACTGTGCTTTCTTGAGTCGGCCCATCCTCTAAGTGTAAGTCTGTTACACTCTCTGTATTTTTTGTCACCTATTTGAGAAGTAAATgaggcaaagagaaataaaacccaatgttttaaaatatatacacagcCTTATAACAGAAAAGGATTTAAAGtggcatacatacataaaatatatgatgACATAAATTTAAAgtgcaaataagaaaacaaacaaacagaaatgacAGACTGGGAACAGGAATACAACCAAATGTACTCCAGAAATAAACACCAAATATTTGGCATGTTGGCTTCCTAGGGTCTTAATTCTCCAAAAAATACTAGGTCACTAGACTTtaattcttcctctctcttgagCTTGAATGGCATTTTTCCCCTCTAATATTTACTTGGCACATATTATGTTGTATCATCGATCAATGCCCTCCCTACCCCAATTAGAGTAATAACTGGCCTTTATCGAGAGCTTACTGTGTGCTAGGCCCTTTAAAGACTTTCTCATTTACTCCGTAAACAACCTTGTAAAGTAAATCCTATTATTAGTCCTATAGCCTAAATGAGGCCTAGAGAGATTAGACAACATGCCCAAACTCACAGAGCCAACAAGCAAGAAGACTTGGAAGGGATTTTGCTGCCTCCAACGTTCATGCCAATGTAGCATTCAACACATATGCTAGTGAGCACAGGCAATGAAAGCACAATTAGGTTAAGTGGGTCGGCGTCAAACTTAAAAACTTTGTAGCAGGACacaatcaacagagtaaaaagcaacctatggaatgggagaaaatatctgccaatTATATACCTGATAAGACTCTGAAGAACTCCTATGACTTAACAACAGAGAATTAAATAGCttgattcaaaaatgggcaaaagggggcaggcacctgggtggctcagttggttaagcatccgattctccatttcagctcagatcatgatctcagggtcatgagatcaagccccatgtggggcgtTGCACtcagagtggagcctgcttaagattctctctctctccctctctctctctctgctcctcccctcccacttGCACCCGCTTGTacctctctcaaaaaacaaaacaaaacccaaaaccaaaaaataataataaaaataagcaaaaggacTTGCATAGACCTTTCCCCAAAGATGATATAAATGGTCAACAAGCGtataaaagatgctcagtatccctaatcatcagggaaatacaaattaaaaccataatgagattaTCACCGCATACCTGTTAGGTTGGCTACTctcaaaagaatggaaaataacaTATTGGTAAGAAGCTGGAGAAACTGCGGGTaggattgtaaaatggtgcaatcactatggaaaacaagaaggaggctcctcaaaaaaattaaaaatagagctatcgtATGCCTCATCAATCCCAGTTCTGGGTGTATAATCCAGTTGAAAGCAAGGTCTGGAAGAGGTATTTGCACGTCCATTTTCATagtagcactattcacaatagccaagggttggaagcaacccaaatgtccactgaccaATAAATGGAGACACAAAATGTGGTACAGACATACAGTGGAATAATAATCAGCcctaaaaaggaaggacattctcaCATGTGCTACAAGATGAATAAACCATACGGGTATAAttctaggtgaaataagccagtcataaaatGTCCTTGCATACGATTGCATGCCTATGGCACCAATTCCACTCTTCCTGGAACACTCACCAGAGGGGTTAAGCCAGACTCATAAGGCTCTTCAGTGGCACCGTCAGTCACCACGTTATCTTCTGCGCCTGGCGTCACCACGCTGTCTTCTGTGCCTGGGGTCACCACGCTGTCTTCTACACCTGGTATTATGTCATCTGGCCGGACTGTGCTGGCTGAAGAAGAAAGACTGGGTCAGGGCTTAAGGTAGCAATTGTGTGGGTAGACCTCACTGGCCAACTACAaccagattatttatttactgttttggggggggggattttttgGGGTCATCTTTCCAGCTTACCACAAACCATTCTCCTTGCTGCACCTCTGTCACATACAATGGTGTGGTCAACTCCACAGCCAGGCAAAAGGagctaaaaatacaaaatggtgGAGCCACTTGGCGGGGTGACAGTGGGATGCCTACTTCGCCTTTTCAGTATTGAACCAGATACTTCCTGGTGCCATTTCACACAATCAATTAGTGTATTCAGGTTAATGTGGAATATCATTCAGACCTGGAAAAATTCTATGTTACAGTCGCCTGGGAAGATTTCTAAAAATACGAATTTGCAGGCTCTATCTCTAACATGCTGAATCAGAATGCCCAGAAGTGGATCCTATCTCTTAACCATCCAGTGTGCTTTCCATTTAATTTTGAGACGGATGTCTCCTTGAGTGATTCGAACCGTTGGCTCCGACCACAGACCTCCCAGGTAAGGTCAACCTCTTATTTTATAGTTGAGGTTAATGTCTATGAGGGAGAGTCAGTCACGCACGTAATGGTGCCGAGATACCCAACAGAAGTCCTAGCGCGCAGAGAGCGATGCTAACAAGGGACCTCAGTGTCCCTGGAGGCGGCTCTTCTGTGTTAACGTTGAATGAATGATCCTGTTGTACCAATGAGAGAGGTTTCCCGAGGAGCAGGGGACGGGTGGAGTGGGTTAGCAGGTTGAATTCGACACGAAGGTGGAGTGGGGGAAGCAGAACAGATAACAACAGTGGCCTTTTCCTTGACCTCTGTTACAATGATCCAAATGAGTCA
Encoded here:
- the PDPN gene encoding podoplanin isoform X1 — its product is MWRVPVLLLVLGGAGLRVPAAGASTVRPDDIIPGVEDSVVTPGTEDSVVTPGAEDNVVTDGATEEPYESGLTPLVTKNTESVTDLHLEDGPTQESTVHAKEESQSTTTLNVVTSHSREKVGEDTETTVEKDGLATVTLVGIIVGVLLAIGFIGGIIIVVARKMSGRYSP
- the PDPN gene encoding podoplanin isoform X2, giving the protein MWRVPVLLLVLGGAGLRVPAAGASTVRPDDIIPGVEDSVVTPGTEDSVVTPGAEDNVVTDGATEEPYESGLTPLVTKNTESVTDLHLEDGPTQESTVHAKEESQSTTTLNVVTSHSREKVGEDTETTVEKDGLATVTLVGIIVGVLLAIGFIGGIIIVVARKMSGRP